The Miscanthus floridulus cultivar M001 chromosome 6, ASM1932011v1, whole genome shotgun sequence genomic interval gggcacactatgtcctcatgccctatcacgaccctgctcactgatcccactacactagggtgctccaaggttccaatgtgcccatggctgaggtggtggtggagaatgggtacaggatgcacgGTGTCCTGGACGggccgtccattgacggtgttggaggcaatgagcaagaatttgGGGTCGAAGGAGAAGCAGCTCAGGATAACATtgatttggatggtcagttgatataggagcagtttcattcaagtcaagtaggttgtataagcaatgatttcgatgtgaacgagttcgaactggaagaggaggagcatggggaggaggacaggatcggtgatgtaatTAGTAGTGATTCGGACGATTCAGATGGTGACCAGGGAgatagacatgctatgcccacaccggttgatgccatgccagtacatgttcatggtatgccattaccagtaccaactaaggttttgcatgctatccaggcttagggtagactagtcatagatttgccagcagatgataccccctatgattcatggggaaGAATTAGCGAAGCgaagcagtatgttccaccacctccttacacaacgactgagcttgagcaactaaggtcgatgaacgtaaCTTTCAGGGTGttctgaactatagggatgtcagcatgacggatatggtagtttgtgacaccagtctccagatgtgtaggaaattattgtataaccatgagaaagaaacccttaagAAGTTGATGATATTAAATACAAtatcagagatgaagctcttcctttaggactatgctgtgtatcaccataggctaTACAgcatcactcattcggaccaggagttaaggtaccacgtgatatgcaaaaacggttgtatgtggaggtgaaatgcacgaaagagacagagtgatggcaagtggaggataagtaaagttgtcaAACCCCACAattgcctaacaaatagggggGGCATGAAAATCATcatcagctcactgcacgttaccttgcccgtcgtatattggggctcattgatgacaataacgacatttcggtgtcttctttacaacagtccatatctggattcgttaagtacgatgtgaagtacggaaaggcttggcgcgctaagcaaattgccctagtGATTCGAcagggtagttgggaggaagcgtacaatagggtgccccgcatcttatgtgcaatgcattgctacaaccctggcttgaaatggtttgtggacaccagagggATGTATTTTTGAGACCCGTTGAGgtatgtcctctatcgtgtgttctggtcgttcacacaaacggaacatgcattctagttttatcggccagtcgtacttgttgatggcactttcctgacataaaagtacaggggcaccttgatgatggttgctgctgttgatcctaaggaccagatagtacccatggcttttgctttggcagagggagagaacaatgaatcgtggtcacagttcatgcggcttctatgtGTACAAGTGCTAATTTCTGGTGGTGTTAGAGGAAGCAGGAGATATGTGACatggtaaaggctctatgttgtttacgtacagagcaccagtttaaggagacaaagagagaactagataagatgctaaatgaagcgggaaaggcccggttagaggcacagatggaacagaaggctcagtgggcgttagcatatgacgagggagGTTTctggtatggcatcatgaccactaactcctcggagtccttcaaccgtgtattcactggagttcgatcgttgcctgtgtctggaattgttgagttctcctttcataagtgcaacgaatattttgttaAGAGGTGAGAACTtacgcagaggaatatagctgagcaggggcattttggaaaggccggagcagaacatttgaaggaggctgaggaattggccaagcagcacagcaccgagccgtatggaccccaccGCCATACCTTTAGTGTACAGGGCAAGGGTGTCACAAGCTTGGGCggtgaacgttatggtggacgaaactaccgagttgatcttgaaaaggtagagtgtagttacaatgtccctcagatcatgcatgccccttgctctcatatgatcatgacctgcagggttcgcgggtacaactatgaggatctgccatatatgtcacccttgtatctccgttcgaacaccgttagtatttgggagatgagctttgagccataccttaacccgacacagtggccaccttataatggttatgactacgtgccgcttctagatctaatgaaggtagggaagggtaggaggaagaagaagcgactcaagggggtaTGGATGCTATGAGAGGGTATGGCGAAGAGATGTACGAAGGGGAAGACTTCAATGAGAcccatggcaggaatctttgctctgttTGCAAAGACCCTGGTCATAAGGCTAGCAGGCaaagaagacgagggcagcaggtccatacatagaaattgcttattttcctagtgaagttgtttaatatgtatgttaatgttactttgaatatatacatgtgctttcacattgtgttcgtattgcataacaagtagttcaaattttgcaatgctatataatgttaatttgaatacactaaccctttgtttatcaatttgtaacaggatggcccctcccacgcagcaccagttgtacccccttcttgaggtggagtacgacgacccacactgagcacacttcttgactgacaccaacgcagaggtgcccttgcctcctttgaggccccgcatgcACACCACctgggacttagttggttatgttgaacttatgtcgaacTAATATTATCGTTCaaaacttgtagactcatgaaccaatgtaaatgttatgtggcaacttatcAATTTGCGcacggactccatttatttgcttcatattggTTTCAATGCGTTGCGGCaacacttgtagttgtttacaacACCGACAGCAGCTCCCGTTCAATTGCAATTGAGGTTGGTCGGCTTCTATCTACATCTAGGTCCTGTCATGTCGTGGGCCTTGGCGTGTCAGTGccgcgccgtgggctatggcgcggcAGAACCTAGACTTAGGGTTGCGTGCCAAACATGACTCATGAAAAAAGAATGTTGGAGTAAAGTGATAACATTATTGTTATTTTACATTGATCTGATGCTAATAACATAAATTACACGCTACTATTTTAAAATACGTGGGAAACATGCAAGATATATATGTCAGCCAACCGTATTCGAAATAATTTCACTTGATTTTgtttgttttagaaattctcaacaCATTCGATATTATTAAAAAAACTTGGATGCATCGGAGAGCGACAAACGGATGGGTCGGAGGGTGACAAACggatgggatcacttaagatcgaccatgggtaatccgagtacatgatacatgggtacaatacatcaatagttcaaatagaaaacaagacaacacaatgaaagttcTAGTATATacctacattgatcattaataaagcatgaaaCTAAAAGACGGCGCaataaaaaaccctcagtcagaaacatactaagtaagcaactcgccgtccgagtaccaatcctctaccatAACCCTGTTACTGACGCTAGGGTCACCTGCATTGCCTTGATCTACCTTTcgtctgtagtaagcggcctGAGACAAGAACGCCTTCTCTTTCTCCTCGCTCATGTGGCTAGGATCACCCGCATTGCCCTGATCTAcctatcgcctgtagtaagcggcctccgcttcatctgcggcctctgtGGCTTGAGAGAAGAAcgcttcctcatcctcctccgccttcaaacccacctctgctagagcgatgagctcgctcagtatactagtgtcatcctcatccttctCCACCTGTAAACCCACCTCCGCTAAagcgatgagatcgctcaacctagcaatgtcgtcctcatcctcgtccccctcattgtCCAACACAATCGGACAGAGAACGCTGCGACCGGCTCGGGTTTTGTGCTCATGTAACTTGTTTTCCACATAACTTGCACGGGCCACCTCAGCGGCATGGTCCCTGCTGTattcaatcccttcatgtataaaatacaacAAGTTATCAACGCGATTATAGTACATTTAAAAGCAGGCAACGAAAGTAAGAAGGCTTCCAATGGCTGACTTgcacacaatgcaacaacatggttgttcaagacctgcatctgtactgtTTCCTCCTCCATTGCAGTCTTCCTTGCCCTATCCTCCTCTAATGCCCTCCGTCTCTTCGACCCCCATTTCTTAAGGCtgacatcgatcgggttacgaataccgctctttctagcaaactcacgcatgttCTTCTTTCGCAGTTTAACAAAGTGGTCGACATAGTcacgtccatatcccctcttccgtgcaattacttgcatcCCCTTCAAGTCATCCAAGAACTTATCTTGACCATCATAAGATTCCCACTtgtattttctagtgctctgttcaaatgaaaaattatattATAATTCTTCAAAAAATCCAGAAAATACAATTTTAGGTTTTCAACaccaataaccaacctcatcatagtcaaccatatggccgcaataatggcctattccaagctctgaagggactaggccatagttggatttaacaccatatTCGAACATGACAAGAGGTACTTTATAAATTACCCtttatttcttcttttccttaaccttcggcggttcttccggccattggttcttaggaccatacaaccactccttgaaacgacacttcaccaTTAAAAACATCTAAATAAGGTGACAATAGTACATGAACAtgtatagctcaacatttcaacacatacactttgcacttcttcatgcttgtttggacacacaaactacaacgtattctcaggatttatcatagctcgatctctgcaatcgcacagaggaggttcctcgagtcgtctaactgtggctaagtgcttctctttagccgtcattggaggagggttagggggaggtggaacccaccgctcgaagtgttctcgtggatgtcgccctctccactaATCGTCGAAAaaaggtacctggggtcaaacttgtctgcaccgtcgatccacttaaagaaaaagcacctatcatgggcctacacaacaaaatttcaataaaatattagtaacctagtaatacaaatgaagaaaaaacatACGAAAataattacttatattaaaacgactgcatgtgtagaagcaacgagccgctgtgtctagATATCTCGATTGAAACatgtcggccggacgaccacagtcatagttagggacagggaggtcaggagggacgggggcatctttgctagactcgtcggggtacaattctctaggacgaccccgttttcgccataactgctcccgaaacatgtctttcatctaataaaacggttcaaattaaacatcaatcaaaacaaaggcaaaataatgtaaaatataatcatttgtattgcaactcaaataatataaccaacacttatagcaacaaaaatatacatggtaaacatacttctaactaaataattaatgttaacattgacaaaatcaaactaatatcttccttcaaacCATAGCCCATaattcccaaacataattttcctcctaaccttaactcacattcataatatttcaatccaccattcaaacgaaaataaaaagtgtgtcattaccttgaacgaggccgATGAGGGAGGGAGACGGCAACGGAGGGCCGGACGCCGACAACACTTGAGAGTGGCGGGAGGGCGCGGCGCGGAAGTCGTCCACCGCGTTAAGGCAGACAGAGGGAGGGCGGCTCGCGGGCAATATTtagccggctctgccgcgccaccgaccaggGCACGTCACTGccgtgccaagatcggtggcgtggcagaccatgccacgtcaccggtcagcgccccggtcgtcgccacgtcatctctttcaccgcgccaccatgcatggcgcggcacaggcgtttcgccgcgtcAGAAatataggcgcggccaaaagtgttagttttgaaaaaaaaaataaacaacgttagatttaaaattagtttacaaaagatgttaaaaattaaaaaaaatctattCTAGGGGAGAAAGAACTACTCTAACCTTGTTTCACCTGCTCTGATCTTATCACTAGTCTTAACCTTGTGTTCACCTGCTCTGATCTTATCACTCGCCCAAGGTTTAGTATTATCTGCTTCAGAGCGTCACAGACGACCCCTACGcatgaccggcatgcctacacagCATGGACGGCCTATGGAGTGTCGAGCATGGACTAACGGAGCACGTACTGTGGCTGGATGGAGACCGATCGAGCCGGAGAGCCACCACACATAACCGCCTTTTTCCGACGACACTGCCGCCTAATTCCCGGGGCGGGCTGCCTTCAACGCCGATCTCTGGTTTCGCGGGAGAATAATTTAGCGAGACACGGGAGCGGGGCGTGAGGAAGGAAAAGCCTGACAGCATCACGGCCGGTGCCGTTCGGACCCAGGCATGGCAGTTATTGAACCGAGTCACCGACCTGCCAAGAAAGGATACCGGATCAAGGGCAGGTTCATCTCATCTTAGGTCGTCCCTAACCGAACATCATCTTCACTGTCTCACGTACGCACCGCACTCTTTATCTGATCCGCTCATGTCTGGCCCTGATCAGATCAGCGGCCACTGGCCTGGCCGGCGGTCCCGGTGCCGGCGTGGTTAACGGAAGGAAGGGGACTGGGAGCTACGGCCGGGCGCCGTGGGGATACGGCTAGCTATTGGCCATTTGGCCGGCGTGCGATGCGATCACCTCGTATGCGTCTCCCGTTGAGCCATGCATGCAGCGCAGCCGGCCGGTCTGCCACCGGTGGATCGCGTCCGGACACGTCGCGGCCCGGGCCCCGACTGCCCTGGCGCCATCGGCACCATGCACCCAAAGCGATCCCACCCCCGATGCATCCTTTTCGTCTCCCTGTCAGCTGGGGCCCATCGATCTCGGCACGGCAGCGAGGTGCCACCGCGTCCCTTCTCGCTTCGCTTCGCTTCGCCCCGGGGCCCGGACGGGGCGCGTCCCCGGCTCAGGCCTCATCAGGCCGATGATCTATATATACGCCCCCACGAGCCCTCCCACTTCTCCCCCACATGCACTTGCTGCAGCAGCCGTAGTACACACGCACACCACCACCTCGACTCCACCTCCCCTGTTCTCAGCGTGCTTGCCCTGTTTCGACCTCCCCTGTTCATCCGCCTCGCTCGCCCGCCGTAGAGTACAGGCCAGGCCAGGCCAGACAGCCATGGTGGTGCTCGCCAACCCGCCTGTCGTCGACCAGATCCCGCTCCTGCGGTCCCCGGGCCCCAGGGACACCTTCTCGGGCGTGCCGGTCGTCGACCTGTCCAGccccggcgcggcgcgggcgatCGTCGACGCCTGCGAGCGCTTCGGCTTCTTCAAGGTCGTCAACCACGGCGTGCCCGCGGCCACCATGGGCAGGGCCGAGTCCGAGGCCGTCAGGTTCTTCGCGCAGGCGCAGGCCGACAAGGACCGGGCCGGCCCGGCGTACCCGTTCGGGTACGGCAGCAAGCGGATCGGGCCCAATGGCGACATGGGGTGGCTCGAGTACCTCCTCCTCGCCGTCGACTCCGCGTCGCTCTCCGACGCCTGCCCCGTCCCCTGGACCGCCGCCTTCCGGTGAGTATACTATACGAGTGTCTTGTTGTCTTCTCGTGTATTTCTGTGTCGCCATGCCAGCCAATTGATTGACCGCTGCTTGCTGTTCCTGCAGAAGCGCGCTGAACGAGTACGTCGCGGCGGTGCGGAAGGTGGCGGTGCGTGTGCTGGAGGCGATGGCGGAGGGCCTGGGCATTGCGGACGCGGACGCGCTGAGCTCGATGGTGGCCGGCGCCGGCAGCGACCAGGTGTTCCGCGTGAACCACTACCCGCCCTGCCCCGCGCTGCAGGGCCTGGGCTGCAGCGCCACCGGCTTCGGCGAGCACACCGACCCGCAGCTCATCTCCGTGCTGCGCTCCAACGGCACGTCCGGCCTGCAGATCGCGCTCCGCGACGGCGCGCAGTGGGTCTCCGTGCCCTCCGACCGCGACGCCTTCTTCGTTAACGTCGGCGACTCGTTGCAGGTGGGCGTTTTAATTTGGCACGTGACGTGACACCGATTTCTTTTATTTTGTGGCCCGGCCGCGCTCGAGTGTGTTTTTGTATCCGCCTTTCTTCTACAGTGCTGCACCAGCAAAGCTAGCTGCTAGATTCTGCCTGCATCTGCATGCTATTAAAAATCTAGTGCGCGCTTTCGTGAACAAGTCAAACTGAGAAGGCCACACACGGAATGCCGGCCGGCCGGGTGGCCAGTCAACTCATCAGTCATCACGCATTAGATAGCATTAAAATAATCAAGTGAACCACGCCACACGACGGCAAGGACGACGCGTTAGATAGCTGCAGAGCAACACACCTTGATGTGCACTGCATGTCTCACAGTGGTGCGGTGCGTGCTGGCTTTGTGTGCAGGTGCTGACCAACGGGAGGTTCAAGAGCGTGAAGCACCGGGTGGTGACCAACAGCCTCAAGTCTAGGGTTTCCTTCATCTACTTCGCGGGACCGCCGCTGGAGCAGCGGATCGTGCCGCTGCCGGAGCTGCTGGCGGAGGGCGAGGAGAGCCTGTACAAGGAGTTCACGTGGGGCGAGTACAAGAAGGCCGCGTACAAGACGAGGCTCGGCGACAACAGGCTGGCCCAGTTTGAAGCGTAGCATCTAGCTAGCGAGCTAGCTAGCAGGGCGGCCCGGCCGGTCAAGCACACACCAGCTTTACAGGACGACAACAGGCAACCATGACGAACGAACGAAGACGAGCGAGTTACTACTTGCAAGAAATTAAATGATGGCGAAGAAGAAGGTAAAGACGATGATGACATGATGTGTACAGCTTGGGGAACGGCGACTACTCCAGTAGCTAGATTTTTGTGGTGGGTGCAGGGTTTCCGCAAGCTGCTAATGGCCTGTTTTGGGGCGTGCGGTGGGGTTACTTGCCTATTTTGGTATGCTGGAGCCGGACGGGCGATGAGCCGCCGCCGGTAGTTAGCGTTAACCAAAATAGCATGGCAGCGAAGGGACGATCCTTCCTCTCTGGCTCGCTAGCTTCCCACGTTAGCTTGCTTCTGCTTTGCTTTTctagtttgtgtgtgtgtgtgtgtgtgtgtgtgtgtgtttttaagCATCAATTCGCGTGTATGTATTGTCTTGTAAATGGAGGTTTGCGTGTGTGCCTATGTGGACCTCCTGTTTACCTCTTGCTCGACCTGCCATTGTTCCATCATCCACTGATCCACGGCCATTCCTTGAGTCTCTGTCGAGCGATCGCTTTCGGGCACTGGACTTCCTAGCGCACTTTTTGGCCGTTTAAATGCACTTGATGGCAAGATCTCTGTATTCATTGGACGCCTTTATTGAAAGGGCCGGCCGGCTCCCTTCTTGTTTGGTTCCCTGCAGCGACGAAGCCAGGAATCGACGAAGCCAGGGCTGACTTCCTCTTCTTATTCCTCCAGCCTCTCCTtgccttcttctttctcctcaaGGTGGTAGCCCGGGCTAAGCCCGGGCTCCAT includes:
- the LOC136459042 gene encoding gibberellin 2-beta-dioxygenase 3-like, producing MVVLANPPVVDQIPLLRSPGPRDTFSGVPVVDLSSPGAARAIVDACERFGFFKVVNHGVPAATMGRAESEAVRFFAQAQADKDRAGPAYPFGYGSKRIGPNGDMGWLEYLLLAVDSASLSDACPVPWTAAFRSALNEYVAAVRKVAVRVLEAMAEGLGIADADALSSMVAGAGSDQVFRVNHYPPCPALQGLGCSATGFGEHTDPQLISVLRSNGTSGLQIALRDGAQWVSVPSDRDAFFVNVGDSLQVLTNGRFKSVKHRVVTNSLKSRVSFIYFAGPPLEQRIVPLPELLAEGEESLYKEFTWGEYKKAAYKTRLGDNRLAQFEA